The Corticium candelabrum chromosome 17, ooCorCand1.1, whole genome shotgun sequence genome has a segment encoding these proteins:
- the LOC134193329 gene encoding putative ammonium transporter 1 isoform X1 — translation MSLNDTHEDTTKLYGNDEYGDNEYATTTILAIIAFFMQAGFAFLEAGSVRSKNTTSILFKNFMNTICGCVAYWAFGYAFAFGDGNGFIGTRNFFLSEIGLDDSGILVAFFVLYVYAITAATIVSGAMAERTQLKSYYVVTFVLTAWVQPVVAHWAWAPKGWLYTGVFNGYHNRTVRYVDSAGSSVVHVVGGMSALIGAAVVGARNGRFDERGRSVATFSQTTTMSTLGGFIILFGFLAFNLVSNEDHIKSKYDAHGLIVVNCILAACGGSLSALTYRRISSWSNHQWSLMAAINGVLAGLVSISAGAKTMYSYAAFIVGLGSGVVYSLVRKQLERKRVDDPLDAVAVHLGGGVWGILCVPFLDAKMGLFYRGNRLSMLLLGWNLCGLVVIVTWTFVWAALIFGILSWLNVLRVTSDDEIRGLDEVQHGERAYSYQMAPQDNSSSLTLSRALFNMYGDLPSPLRLEDTSRSHNGVRRESIRSRNAAAVSAEEDGFGSSFVMVNSSNHLKSDPVSVV, via the exons ATGAGTTTGAATGATACTCATGAGGATACGACTAAGCTGTATGGTAATGATGAGTATGGTGACAATGAGTATGCAACTACCACTATTCTTGCCATCATTGCATTTT TTATGCAAGCTGGTTTTGCATTTTTGGAAGCTGGCTCAGTTCGATCTAAAAATACCACCAGCATTCTGTTCAAGAACTTTATGAATACTATCTGTGGTTGTGTTGCATATTGGGCATTTGGTTATGCATTTGCCTTTGGAGATGGCAATGGATTTATTGGGACTAGGAACTTTTTTCTTTCGGAGATAGGACTTGATGATAGTGGTATTTTGGTTGCATTCTTTGTGCTGTACGTTTATGCTATTACAGCAGCTACAATTGTAAGTGGAGCCATGGCAGAGAGGACACAACTGAAGAGCTATTATGTAGTTACGTTTGTACTTACAG CATGGGTGCAGCCAGTTGTAGCTCACTGGGCGTGGGCACCAAAAGGATGGCTATATACAGGAGTCTTCAATGGATATCACAATAGGACAGTTCGTTATGTG gattctgctggaagcagtGTTGTTCATGTTGTCGGAGGAATGTCTGCTCTTATAGGTGCTGCAGTCGTTGGTGCACGCAATGGTCGTTTTGACGAGAGAGGAAGGTCTGTAGCAACATTCTCACAGACAACAACA atgTCTACACTTGGAGGGTTTATTATTCTATTTGGCTTTCTTGCATTTAACTTGGTTTCTAACGAAGACCATATCAAAAGTAAATATGATGCGCATGGTCTTATTGTGGTCAACTGCATCCTGGCAGCTTGTGGGGGTAGTCTTAGTGCTCTCACATATCGGCGAATAAGTAGCTGGAGCAATCACCAATGGAGTCTTATGGCAGCTATTAATGGGGTACTAGCTGGACTA GTTTCTATTAGTGCTGGTGCAAAGACTATGTATTCGTATGCTGCTTTTATTGTGGGTTTAGGGTCGGGTGTTGTGTACAGCTTGGTAAGAAAGCAGCTTGAACGTAAACGAGTGGATGATCCATTGGATGCTGTTGCAG TGCATCTTGGTGGTGGTGTATGGGGGATCTTGTGTGTTCCTTTTCTGGATGCCAAAATGGGTTTATTCTATCGTGGAAACAGATTGTCAATGTTGCTACTTGGTTGGAATTTGTGTGGCTTAGTTGTGATAGTCACGTGGACATTTGTGTGGGCTGCTCTTATTTTCGGAATTCTGTCATGGCTGAATGTTCTTCGAGTTACATCAGATGACGAAATTAGAG GTCTTGATGAGGTACAGCATGGAGAAAGAGCTTATTCTTATCAAATGGCTCCACAAGATAACTCGTCATCTCTTACTCTTTCCAGAGCTCTTTTTAATATGTATGGAGATTTGCCCTCTCCTCTTAGGTTGGAAGATACATCACGTAGCCATAATGGGGTTAGAAGAGAATCAATCAGAAGCAGAAACGCTGCAGCTGTAAGTGCTGAAGAAGACGGTTTTGGAAGCTCTTTTGTCATGGTCAATAGCAGCAATCACTTGAAGTCAGATCCAGTGTCAGTTGTTTAG
- the LOC134193331 gene encoding uncharacterized protein LOC134193331 — protein sequence MDTICGCVAYWAFGYAFAFGDGNGFIGTRIFFLSEIGLDDSSNLVALFVLYVYAITAVTIVSVAMAQRTQLKSYFVFVFLVTAWVQPVVAHWAWAPQGWLYTGVFNGYHNMTLRYVDSTGSSVVHVVGGMSALIDAAVVGARNGRFNERGRSVTTFLQTTTMSTLGGFIILFRFFSFNLISNEDHIKGKYDAHGLIVGNCILAACGVVLVLSHFGE from the exons ATGGACACTATCTGTGGTTGTGTTGCATATTGGGCATTTGGTTATGCATTTGCCTTTGGAGATGGCAATGGATTTATTGGGACTAGGATCTTTTTTCTTTCAGAGATTGGACTTGATGATAGTAGTAATttggttgcattgtttgtgctGTACGTTTATGCTATTACAGCAGTTACAATTGTAAGTGTAGCCATGGCACAGAGAACACAGCTGAAGAGctattttgtatttgtctttttAGTTACAG CATGGGTGCAGCCAGTTGTAGCTCACTGGGCATGGGCACCACAAGGATGGCTATATACTGGAGTCTTCAATGGATATCACAATATGACACTTCGTTATGTG GATTCTACTGGAAGCAGTGTTGTTCATGTTGTCGGAGGAATGTCTGCTCTTATAGATGCTGCTGTAGTTGGTGCACGCAATGGTCGTTTTAATGAGAGAGGAAGGTCTGTAACAACATTCTTACAGACAACAACA ATGTCTACGCTTGGAGGGTTTATTATTCTATTTCGCTTTTTTTCATTTAACTTGATTTCTAACGAAGACCATATCAAAGGCAAATATGATGCACATGGTCTTATTGTGGGCAACTGCATACTGGCAGC
- the LOC134193329 gene encoding putative ammonium transporter 1 isoform X2: MSLNDTHEDTTKLYGNDEYGDNEYATTTILAIIAFFMQAGFAFLEAGSVRSKNTTSILFKNFMNTICGCVAYWAFGYAFAFGDGNGFIGTRNFFLSEIGLDDSGILVAFFVLYVYAITAATIVSGAMAERTQLKSYYVVTFVLTAWVQPVVAHWAWAPKGWLYTGVFNGYHNRTVRYVDSAGSSVVHVVGGMSALIGAAVVGARNGRFDERGRSVATFSQTTTMSTLGGFIILFGFLAFNLVSNEDHIKSKYDAHGLIVVNCILAACGGSLSALTYRRISSWSNHQWSLMAAINGVLAGLVSISAGAKTMYSYAAFIVGLGSGVVYSLVRKQLERKRVDDPLDAVAVHLGGGVWGILCVPFLDAKMGLFYRGNRLSMLLLGWNLCGLVVIVTWTFVWAALIFGILSWLNVLRVTSDDEIRGLDEVQHGERAYSYQMAPQDNSSSLTLSRALFNMYGDLPSPLRLEDTSRSHNGVRRESIRSRNAAAVSAEEDGFGSSFVMVNSSNHLKLIL, from the exons ATGAGTTTGAATGATACTCATGAGGATACGACTAAGCTGTATGGTAATGATGAGTATGGTGACAATGAGTATGCAACTACCACTATTCTTGCCATCATTGCATTTT TTATGCAAGCTGGTTTTGCATTTTTGGAAGCTGGCTCAGTTCGATCTAAAAATACCACCAGCATTCTGTTCAAGAACTTTATGAATACTATCTGTGGTTGTGTTGCATATTGGGCATTTGGTTATGCATTTGCCTTTGGAGATGGCAATGGATTTATTGGGACTAGGAACTTTTTTCTTTCGGAGATAGGACTTGATGATAGTGGTATTTTGGTTGCATTCTTTGTGCTGTACGTTTATGCTATTACAGCAGCTACAATTGTAAGTGGAGCCATGGCAGAGAGGACACAACTGAAGAGCTATTATGTAGTTACGTTTGTACTTACAG CATGGGTGCAGCCAGTTGTAGCTCACTGGGCGTGGGCACCAAAAGGATGGCTATATACAGGAGTCTTCAATGGATATCACAATAGGACAGTTCGTTATGTG gattctgctggaagcagtGTTGTTCATGTTGTCGGAGGAATGTCTGCTCTTATAGGTGCTGCAGTCGTTGGTGCACGCAATGGTCGTTTTGACGAGAGAGGAAGGTCTGTAGCAACATTCTCACAGACAACAACA atgTCTACACTTGGAGGGTTTATTATTCTATTTGGCTTTCTTGCATTTAACTTGGTTTCTAACGAAGACCATATCAAAAGTAAATATGATGCGCATGGTCTTATTGTGGTCAACTGCATCCTGGCAGCTTGTGGGGGTAGTCTTAGTGCTCTCACATATCGGCGAATAAGTAGCTGGAGCAATCACCAATGGAGTCTTATGGCAGCTATTAATGGGGTACTAGCTGGACTA GTTTCTATTAGTGCTGGTGCAAAGACTATGTATTCGTATGCTGCTTTTATTGTGGGTTTAGGGTCGGGTGTTGTGTACAGCTTGGTAAGAAAGCAGCTTGAACGTAAACGAGTGGATGATCCATTGGATGCTGTTGCAG TGCATCTTGGTGGTGGTGTATGGGGGATCTTGTGTGTTCCTTTTCTGGATGCCAAAATGGGTTTATTCTATCGTGGAAACAGATTGTCAATGTTGCTACTTGGTTGGAATTTGTGTGGCTTAGTTGTGATAGTCACGTGGACATTTGTGTGGGCTGCTCTTATTTTCGGAATTCTGTCATGGCTGAATGTTCTTCGAGTTACATCAGATGACGAAATTAGAG GTCTTGATGAGGTACAGCATGGAGAAAGAGCTTATTCTTATCAAATGGCTCCACAAGATAACTCGTCATCTCTTACTCTTTCCAGAGCTCTTTTTAATATGTATGGAGATTTGCCCTCTCCTCTTAGGTTGGAAGATACATCACGTAGCCATAATGGGGTTAGAAGAGAATCAATCAGAAGCAGAAACGCTGCAGCTGTAAGTGCTGAAGAAGACGGTTTTGGAAGCTCTTTTGTCATGGTCAATAGCAGCAATCACTTGAA GTTGATTCTTTAG